The stretch of DNA TGGCATAATATCGTGAATCATACCGCGCCAACGTAGTTCTTCAACAAAGTTCATCTGTTTTATTTTGGGTCTGTTATTATCATATTCAAAAAAGCGATTCATTCGAAAATTCAAAAGTGAGAAATCCGGAAGTCGCTAACTAATTGCAAAATATCGGCAAAGATATAAAAATGAACCATTAAGAATTAACGAATCAGGCTAATATTTTCAAGGCATCAGTTGATTACAAAACTCCCAAGGCACTGATAAATATGTAGACTAATGCAAATTGTAAAGTAAGATTATAAACCACACCAAGCAACAGAAACTTAATAAAGGTTTTGACATACGGCTGAAGATAAAAATTCTTCAACGCGAGATAGATATAAACAGGAACCAACACCAATAACCACAAGGACCAGGAAGCCACTTCCCATGAAAAAATTAAGTTAATAGCAACAACCAAACTAAGCAGAAAAAACATAAAAGCGTGGATGTGTACAGAAAAAATCAGGTGTCGAATGTAGAATACTTTTTGCCGGACATAGAACAATTTCAACAACAATGCAAAAATCGGCAATAAAACGAAAAATGCATAGGATAGGTATTTCAAAATTCTGGAAACCAAACTCTCCGGAGACCGAAGCATCTGAACTAAATTAAGCAATTTGGTTCTTCTTACAGTATCCTCGGTTTCCCTCACCCCTTCTTCCAGTTGATCGGCAAGATTACGAAGCTTACCCTGAATTGTCTGCTGGTTTAACAAGTCTGAATAGTTGAGCTTAAAATCAGCAATGTTCATCGAATCTTCAGTTTCAATAAACTGACCAACATTCAAGCTGTCATCGTTTTCCTGAATGAGCGAATCTACTAGAACAATTTGATCATTTCCAGCTAACTCATAATCAAGCGCCGTGTTCAAACCCTGATTTGTAAGTAATTGAAGTAACAGAAAAAGTACAAAACTTAAGAAAATATATACCCGAAAAGGTGGTGCATAGCGCGCACGATGTCCTCTGAAAAATTCCAACGTCAGGAATCCCGGCATAAAAACCAGATCACGGAAAGTGCGGAGAAACCGGGTGTCAAAAGAGACGAAATTGCCAAGAAAATCATAAAACACGAAGCCAAGCGGACGATTAAACTCAGAGTCAGACTGTCCACAATTAGGGCAATAAAACCCTTTGAATTCATGCGAACAATTTGGACATGCATGTTCTTCAAGTTCATCAAATGAAGGTTGATTTTTTCTAAACCACTCTTTTCTCACGGAGATGACTTTTACGTTTGAAAAGATCCTGGTCAATTGCATCAAAATTCAGGAATGGAAGAATTGTCGGCACCAGATTTTTTACAGGCTCATACATCTGTGAATCATCCTTGACATCCTTCGGAAGAATTCCAACATTTTCATCAACCTCATCAAGGATCAGAAGGAGTACACTTATGATTAGGGCCGATTTTATGACACCAAACAAAATGCCGGCTAACCGATTAATAAAGCCAAGTGCTACGGCTGAAATAATCGTTTCAACAGCTTTCCCGACCAAATGAATCAGAATAACAATGACAACAAATGTGACTAAAAAGGCAATCAGCCCCAGATGTTTGGAATCGTAACCAAAGGTTTCAACGATAAACTCAGCGGTAAATTGCGAAAAGTGGATAGCCCCCCAAACGCCGAGTATTAAAGCTGCCAGCGAAGCCACCTCTGCAATAAAACCTTTCGAGAAACCACGAACCGCGGCTAATATCAGCAAAACACCTAAAACGATATCAATGTAATTCACCAGTCTGATTTTTAGTCGTTTGTTTTATCTAACGTTTACATTTTCAGCAAACAATATTTTCAGTAAAAATAGAAAAATATTTTTGGCTGGCAGTTCATAGGTAGTCTCATTCAAAAAAGATAAATTTGGCTGGCTTGGAAACCGAAAACAAACATATTTGTTAAATCATATAAACAATTAAAATGCCTATTCTTAATTCGATCATAAACTGGATAAATTTCAAACGAATCTATCAAATTGACCTTTTCAAAAAACACCCTATCGACGCCCAACTCGAAGTCTTCTCTGATTTAATAAAGGAAGCGCGTGATACAGAGATTGGGAGACAATATGATTTCAAGAGCATTAGCTCTGAAAGCGAATTTAAGGAGCGAGTCCCGATCCGCCACTACGAAGATTTTGCCCCTTATATTGAACGGCTTCGGCATGGAGAAAAAAACCTGCTATGGCCGGGCGAAATAAAATGGTTTGCCAAATCATCGGGCACCACAAACGATAAAAGCAAGTTCATTCCGGTAAGCAAGCAATCATTGGAAGATGTACACTTTAGAGGAGCTAGAGACGTTTTTGCTCTGTACCTCAAGAACAATCCTGACTCGGGCGTTTTATACGGAAAGACGTTAACCCTGGGGGGAAGTCACCGTGTAAATAACTTTAGTAATAAATCTTATTTTGGCGATTTGTCAGCAATCCTGATCGAAAACACTCCTTTTTGGTCTGAGTTTATCCGGACTCCATCAGTTGAGGTTGCACTGATTGAAGAATTTGAAGAAAAAGTAGCCAAGATTATTGAAGAGTCCCTTGATGAAAACGTAACCTCATTGGCAGGTGTGCCTTCGTGGTATTTAGTGCTTCTAAAAAAAGTACTCGAACATACCGGGAAAAACAATATTTTGGAAGTGTGGCCAAACCTGGAAGTTTTCATTCATGGCGGAATTAATTTTGACCCTTATCGCGAACAATATCAAAATATCATTCCTTCGAAATCCATGAATTACATGGAAACCTACAACGCCTCCGAAGGTTTTTTTGCGATTCAAGACGACCCGGAAAGCAGCGATATGTTACTAATGCTGGATTACGGAATTTACTACGAGTTTATACCGATGGAAAGCTTTCACGAAGATCACCCGAAAGCCCTAAATCTTTCGGAAGTAGAGTTGGGACAAAACTACGCCTTGGTAATTAGCACAAACGGCGGGCTGTGGCGCTACGTCATTGGCGACACGATTCAATTCACATCGAAAAAACCATTCAAAATAAAAATTACCGGACGCACCAAACACTTTATCAATGCTTTTGGCGAGGAGGTAATTGTCGACAACGCCGAGCAAGCCTTGAACATCGCAACCGAACGCACCGGAGCCAATATAAAGGAATACACTGCCGGCCCTGTTTTTATGAAAGGCGACCAAAAAGGAGCACACGAATGGATCATCGAATTTGAGCAGAAACCAGCCGATTTTGATTATTTCATGGAGGTAATGGACGATACGTTAAAAACGCTTAACTCGGATTACGAAGCCAAACGACACAAAAACCTAACCTTGGAAAAACCACATTTGGTAGTTGCCAAAGACGGGCTGTTTTACGAATGGATGAAACAACGAGGCAAGGTTGGTGGACAAAATAAAATTCCTCGATTGGCCAATAACCGGAAATATCTGGATGAGCTTATTGAGCTCCAAAAAAGATTGTAATTTATAGGGCGTATTCAGCAAGCTCCATTAAATTTGTATTCGAATTACTGAAAAAATAAAATCATGCACATCGCACTTGCAGGCAACATTGGGGCCGGGAAAACAACAATGGCCGGGCTTCTGGCAAAACACTATGGCTGGAAACCTCATTATGAAGACGTTGATGAAAACCCTTACCTCAATGATTTTTATGAAGACATGCAACGCTGGTCTTTCAACCTCCAAATATTTTTCCTAAACAGTCGCTTTAGCCAA from uncultured Sunxiuqinia sp. encodes:
- a CDS encoding DUF3667 domain-containing protein; the encoded protein is MRKEWFRKNQPSFDELEEHACPNCSHEFKGFYCPNCGQSDSEFNRPLGFVFYDFLGNFVSFDTRFLRTFRDLVFMPGFLTLEFFRGHRARYAPPFRVYIFLSFVLFLLLQLLTNQGLNTALDYELAGNDQIVLVDSLIQENDDSLNVGQFIETEDSMNIADFKLNYSDLLNQQTIQGKLRNLADQLEEGVRETEDTVRRTKLLNLVQMLRSPESLVSRILKYLSYAFFVLLPIFALLLKLFYVRQKVFYIRHLIFSVHIHAFMFFLLSLVVAINLIFSWEVASWSLWLLVLVPVYIYLALKNFYLQPYVKTFIKFLLLGVVYNLTLQFALVYIFISALGVL
- a CDS encoding CvpA family protein, which gives rise to MNYIDIVLGVLLILAAVRGFSKGFIAEVASLAALILGVWGAIHFSQFTAEFIVETFGYDSKHLGLIAFLVTFVVIVILIHLVGKAVETIISAVALGFINRLAGILFGVIKSALIISVLLLILDEVDENVGILPKDVKDDSQMYEPVKNLVPTILPFLNFDAIDQDLFKRKSHLREKRVV
- a CDS encoding GH3 auxin-responsive promoter family protein: MPILNSIINWINFKRIYQIDLFKKHPIDAQLEVFSDLIKEARDTEIGRQYDFKSISSESEFKERVPIRHYEDFAPYIERLRHGEKNLLWPGEIKWFAKSSGTTNDKSKFIPVSKQSLEDVHFRGARDVFALYLKNNPDSGVLYGKTLTLGGSHRVNNFSNKSYFGDLSAILIENTPFWSEFIRTPSVEVALIEEFEEKVAKIIEESLDENVTSLAGVPSWYLVLLKKVLEHTGKNNILEVWPNLEVFIHGGINFDPYREQYQNIIPSKSMNYMETYNASEGFFAIQDDPESSDMLLMLDYGIYYEFIPMESFHEDHPKALNLSEVELGQNYALVISTNGGLWRYVIGDTIQFTSKKPFKIKITGRTKHFINAFGEEVIVDNAEQALNIATERTGANIKEYTAGPVFMKGDQKGAHEWIIEFEQKPADFDYFMEVMDDTLKTLNSDYEAKRHKNLTLEKPHLVVAKDGLFYEWMKQRGKVGGQNKIPRLANNRKYLDELIELQKRL